In Tachysurus vachellii isolate PV-2020 chromosome 3, HZAU_Pvac_v1, whole genome shotgun sequence, one genomic interval encodes:
- the oxnad1 gene encoding oxidoreductase NAD-binding domain-containing protein 1, which translates to MQSVLFTRCFATVLSRSQQGKSNLLCLSRNISSRQANHLERTASVYRQKAMFSARVCAITDESDTVKRLQLEVPHPEFSFRAGQWVDFFIPGMETVGGFSVCSSPGLLQREGVIELAVKYTQHPPAHWIHTKCALGSHVEVRVGGDFYFDPMPSDHTVDLLLLAGGVGINPLYSILMHSADLLQLPHAYKPGHTHLCYTAKNTKELLFKNSIISVCQEFPDKFSCDFRVTQQDFEIESELQSYTTSGKISQEELRCRVNPERTLCYLCGPPPMIESVSLDLQSLGLSTNQILYEKWW; encoded by the exons ATGCAGAGTGTTTTATTTACTCGGTGTTTTGCTACTGTTTTGTCTCGTTCACAACAAGGCAAATCCAACCTGCTCTGTTTATCCAG AAACATTTCATCGCGACAAGCTAACCACCTCGAAAGGACAGCTAGTGTTTACAGACAAAAG gCCATGTTCTCAGCCCGAGTTTGTGCCATTACAGATGAGTCAGACACAGTGAAGAGGCTGCAGCTGGAGGTGCCACATCCTGAATTTAGTTTCCGTGCTGGTCAGTG GGTGGACTTTTTTATCCCAGGTATGGAGACAGTGGGTGGCTTCTCAGTGTGCTCCAGCCCCGGCCTTCTGCAGAGAGAAGGGGTTATTGAGCTGGCAGTGAAATACACACAGCACCCACCTGCACACTGGATACACACcaag TGTGCGTTAGGCTCACACGTGGAAGTGCGAGTCGGGggggatttttattttgaccCCATGCCGTCTGATCATACAGTGGATCTGCTTTTGCTGGCTGGTGGAGTGGGTATAAACCCCCTTTACTCCATCCTAATGCACTCGGCAGATCTGCTCCAACTGCCACATGCGTACAAACCCGGACACACGCACCTCTGTTACACCGCCAAGAACACCAAGGAGCTGCTGTTCAaa AACAGCATCATCAGTGTTTGTCAAGAATTCCCAGATAAATTCTCATGTGACTTCAGAGTAACGCAGCAAGATTTTGAAATCGAGTCTGAGCTGCAGTCTTACACAACCA GTGGAAAAATCTCCCAGGAGGAGTTGAGGTGTCGCGTTAACCCCGAGCGCACATTATGTTATCTGTGTGGGCCACCACCTATGATCGAGAGTGTGAGTTTAGACCTGCAAAGTCTTGGTCTGTCCACGAATCAAATCCTTTATGAGAAGTGGTGGTAG